The Mustela nigripes isolate SB6536 chromosome 4, MUSNIG.SB6536, whole genome shotgun sequence genome includes a window with the following:
- the VPS26A gene encoding vacuolar protein sorting-associated protein 26A isoform X3: MQVEKPYESYIGANVRLRYFLKVTIVRRLTDLIKEYDLIVHQLATYPDVNNSIKMEVGIEDCLHIEFEYNKSKYHLKDVIVGKIYFLLVRIKIQHMELQLIKKEITGIGPSTTTETETIAKYEIMDGAPVKGESIPIRLFLAGYDPTPTMRDVNKKFSVRYFLNLVLVDEEDRRYFKQQEIILWRKAPEKLRKQRTNFHQRFESPESQASAEQPEM; this comes from the exons ATGCAAGTTGAAAAGCCATATGAATCTTACATCGGTGCCAATGTTCGCTTGAG GTATTTTCTTAAAGTGACAATAGTAAGAAGACTGACAGACTTGATAAAAGAATATGATCTTATTGTTCACCAGCTTGCCACATATCCTGATGTTAACAACTCAATTAAGATGGAAGTAGGCATTGAAGATTGTCTACACATAGAATTTGAATATAATAAATCAAA GTATCATCTAAAGGATGTGATTGTtggaaaaatttactttttattagtaAGAATAAAAATCCAACATATGGAGTTGCAACTGATCAAAAAAGAGATCACAGGAATTG GACCCAGTACcaccacagaaacagaaacaattgcTAAATATGAAATAATGGATGGCGCACCAGTAAAAG GTGAATCAATCCCAATAAGACTATTTTTAGCAGGATATGATCCAACCCCTACAATGCGAGATGTGAACAAAAAATTTTCAGTAAGGTACTTTTTGAATCTAGTCCTTGTTGATGAGGAAGACAGAAGGTACTTCAAGCAGCAG GAGATCATTTTATGGAGAAAAGCTCCTGAAAAATTGaggaaacagagaacaaactttcACCAGCGATTTGAATCACCAGAGTCACAGGCATCTGCTGAACAGCCCGAAATGTGA